From one Haloferax marinisediminis genomic stretch:
- a CDS encoding pyridoxamine 5'-phosphate oxidase family protein, with protein MAPEYPESNRVGMSDEEVDNLLREQGVGVLSLADDGVAYGIPISFGYDAELGRLYFIFLRPGELSRKEDFAERTVRASFAVWDSPSRYEWKSVVVDGELLPIADEEWPRVNETLEDNAWYPSLFSETEPMQDMLGWELRIDHRSGLKRRGS; from the coding sequence ATGGCCCCTGAATACCCGGAAAGTAATCGAGTTGGGATGTCTGATGAGGAGGTAGACAATCTCCTCCGAGAGCAAGGAGTTGGCGTCCTCTCGCTCGCGGACGACGGTGTCGCGTACGGAATTCCCATTTCCTTCGGGTACGACGCCGAACTGGGGCGCCTCTATTTCATCTTCCTCCGGCCCGGCGAGCTGTCACGGAAGGAAGATTTCGCCGAACGGACGGTTCGGGCGAGTTTCGCGGTCTGGGACTCCCCGTCGCGCTACGAGTGGAAGAGCGTCGTGGTCGACGGCGAACTCTTGCCCATCGCCGACGAGGAGTGGCCGCGCGTGAACGAGACGCTCGAGGACAACGCGTGGTATCCGAGTCTCTTCTCGGAGACCGAACCGATGCAGGACATGCTCGGGTGGGAACTCCGTATCGACCACCGGTCTGGTCTCAAGCGCCGGGGTTCGTGA
- a CDS encoding 50S ribosomal protein L16, protein MSDKPASMYREIKNPAYTRREYITGIPGSKIAQHNMGDLQADPEDYPVQISLKVEEDVQIRHGSLESARLSANRLMLKNAGEKQYKMILRKFPHHVIRENKQATGAGADRVSDGMRQSFGKVVGTAARIPRGETVFTIYCDVEDAAIAKDAFRRAYNKMSPPCRIVVERGEELLVA, encoded by the coding sequence ATGTCAGACAAACCCGCCTCTATGTACCGGGAAATCAAGAACCCGGCGTACACGCGACGCGAGTACATCACGGGAATTCCCGGTTCCAAGATCGCACAGCACAACATGGGCGACCTGCAGGCGGACCCCGAGGACTACCCTGTCCAGATCTCCCTGAAGGTCGAAGAAGACGTTCAGATTCGACACGGTTCGCTCGAATCCGCACGTCTCTCTGCTAACCGCCTGATGCTCAAGAACGCAGGCGAGAAGCAGTACAAGATGATTCTGCGCAAGTTCCCGCACCACGTCATCCGCGAGAACAAGCAGGCAACCGGTGCAGGTGCAGACCGTGTTTCTGACGGAATGCGCCAGTCCTTCGGGAAGGTCGTCGGGACCGCAGCACGCATCCCCCGTGGCGAGACCGTCTTCACCATCTACTGCGACGTCGAAGACGCAGCGATTGCGAAGGACGCCTTCCGCCGCGCCTACAACAAGATGTCGCCGCCGTGCCGCATCGTCGTCGAACGCGGCGAAGAACTGCTCGTCGCGTAA
- a CDS encoding type 1 glutamine amidotransferase, whose translation MLLVCDTMALDGPSYFTDALADLALDGRDGVVHSLPSDGLPSLSDVDAVVVTGSTAGVYEADERPWIDDGRRLVRELVAREIPTLGVCFGHQLVNDALGGTVEAGDQKRGLVDVDLADDPVFEGIASTIPMVHGDYVVEPGKRMETIASADYYDHLATRHESAPVWTVQYHPEFTAALFDRIADDFGWPEDDSDRDFDDVTAVNTVENFAALAGLD comes from the coding sequence ATGTTGCTCGTCTGCGATACGATGGCCCTAGATGGGCCGTCGTACTTCACTGACGCACTTGCCGACCTCGCCCTCGATGGCCGTGACGGGGTCGTCCACTCGCTTCCCAGTGACGGCCTCCCGTCGCTCTCGGACGTCGACGCCGTCGTCGTCACCGGGAGTACCGCGGGCGTCTACGAGGCCGACGAGCGGCCGTGGATAGACGATGGCCGGCGTCTCGTCCGCGAACTCGTCGCACGAGAGATTCCAACTCTCGGCGTCTGCTTCGGTCACCAACTCGTCAACGACGCACTCGGCGGAACTGTCGAAGCAGGCGACCAGAAACGTGGTCTCGTCGACGTCGACCTCGCCGACGACCCAGTGTTCGAGGGGATAGCCAGCACGATTCCGATGGTCCACGGTGACTACGTGGTCGAACCGGGGAAGCGAATGGAGACGATTGCCTCGGCCGACTACTACGACCATCTCGCGACCCGTCACGAGTCTGCACCCGTCTGGACGGTCCAGTACCATCCCGAGTTCACCGCGGCGTTGTTCGACCGCATCGCCGACGACTTCGGGTGGCCGGAGGACGATTCGGACCGCGACTTCGACGACGTGACGGCCGTGAACACCGTCGAGAACTTCGCTGCTCTCGCCGGGCTCGACTGA
- a CDS encoding ATP-grasp domain-containing protein, with translation MLRLAVTTNSETFERMREPLAARGIDVGHLRAKEFALDLSTPPSDEFDVGFVYPTRPMEGGVVAARYDIPWVNTRDDVLTSRNKAGVIAALSRANIPVLRSVYVSNPTTDASLMEAIDRANFDYPVVVKPNSTTRGVGIAKAHDPDSLSGLVDHLNLVHDYRATGDKSYLVQEWLPDARDYRAMVVDGTVVGAVERRLPERARADGRWKHNVHRGADAVGVDLPETHRRLAESVAEELGIRYLGVDLLESGDRLVVSETNARPTIDDDTKYDDDFFDRLAALVEQVAKNS, from the coding sequence ATGCTCCGTCTGGCGGTGACGACCAACAGCGAGACGTTCGAGCGGATGCGCGAGCCGCTCGCCGCGCGTGGCATCGACGTCGGACACCTCCGCGCCAAAGAGTTCGCACTCGACCTCTCGACGCCGCCGAGTGACGAGTTCGACGTCGGATTCGTCTACCCCACTCGGCCGATGGAGGGAGGCGTCGTCGCGGCGAGATACGACATCCCGTGGGTGAACACGCGCGACGACGTCCTGACCTCGCGAAACAAGGCGGGTGTCATCGCAGCACTCTCGCGAGCGAACATCCCCGTCCTCCGAAGCGTCTACGTCTCGAACCCGACTACCGACGCGTCGCTCATGGAGGCCATCGACCGGGCGAACTTCGACTACCCCGTCGTCGTCAAGCCGAACTCGACGACCCGCGGTGTCGGCATCGCAAAAGCCCACGACCCCGACTCGCTGTCGGGCCTCGTCGACCACCTGAACCTCGTCCACGACTACCGAGCGACCGGCGACAAATCGTATCTCGTCCAAGAGTGGCTTCCGGACGCTCGTGATTACCGCGCGATGGTCGTCGACGGAACAGTGGTCGGTGCAGTCGAACGTCGTCTACCCGAGCGCGCACGCGCAGACGGGCGATGGAAACACAACGTCCACCGCGGGGCCGACGCAGTCGGCGTCGACCTCCCCGAAACACACCGACGCCTCGCGGAGTCGGTCGCCGAGGAACTGGGCATCCGCTATCTCGGTGTCGACCTCCTCGAGTCGGGAGACCGTCTCGTCGTCTCGGAGACGAACGCGCGGCCAACCATCGACGACGACACGAAGTACGACGACGACTTCTTCGACCGACTGGCAGCGCTGGTCGAACAGGTTGCGAAAAACTCGTAA
- the nucS gene encoding endonuclease NucS, which produces MTVNTLHRPTHRDALVHLEAAFERDDMITVFGRCTVDYDGRATSELGPGDRLVILKPDGTILVHTDEKRTPVNWQPPGCTHSASVRDGRLRIRSTRSNPDERLDVHFERVEQCSAYGVNDRSDLELTGSEEDLRQHILSNPSTLESGFDPLETERQSDAGPIDIFGEDADGVPVVVELKRRRVGPAAASQLRRYVDALRREFGDDEPVRGILVAPSVTDRAADLLEREGLEFVALDPETGAPPVEDEANEDDTDEKPDGETGDEADGETRDE; this is translated from the coding sequence ATGACGGTGAACACACTCCACCGGCCGACGCACCGCGACGCGCTCGTCCACCTCGAAGCGGCCTTCGAGCGCGACGACATGATTACCGTGTTCGGACGGTGTACCGTGGACTACGACGGCCGCGCGACGAGCGAACTCGGCCCCGGCGACCGACTGGTGATTCTGAAACCAGACGGCACCATCCTCGTCCACACCGACGAAAAACGGACGCCAGTCAACTGGCAACCACCGGGGTGTACGCACTCCGCGAGCGTCCGAGACGGCCGCTTGCGCATCCGCAGCACGCGGTCGAACCCGGACGAACGACTCGACGTCCACTTCGAGCGCGTCGAACAGTGTTCTGCCTACGGCGTGAACGACCGAAGTGACCTCGAACTCACCGGCAGCGAAGAGGACCTTCGACAGCACATCCTCTCGAACCCCTCGACGCTCGAATCCGGGTTCGACCCACTCGAAACGGAGCGCCAGAGCGACGCCGGGCCAATCGACATCTTCGGAGAGGACGCCGACGGCGTTCCCGTCGTCGTAGAGTTGAAGCGGCGGCGCGTCGGTCCCGCTGCAGCGAGTCAACTCCGCCGATACGTCGATGCACTCCGTCGGGAGTTCGGCGACGACGAACCGGTTCGCGGTATCCTCGTCGCACCCTCGGTCACCGACAGAGCAGCAGACTTGCTCGAACGGGAGGGATTAGAGTTCGTCGCCCTCGACCCCGAGACGGGAGCACCGCCGGTCGAAGACGAGGCCAACGAAGACGACACTGACGAGAAACCTGACGGCGAAACCGGTGACGAAGCGGACGGCGAAACCCGCGACGAGTAA
- a CDS encoding MFS transporter gives MHGRDSTFVSSPVSSSVKTSKWRVLGIVAVAELFAMSLWFSASAVAPQLAVAWGLSLEQAAWLTTAVQLGFVVGALASAALTLSDLVQPRYLFAGSALVGAAATVLLGTVVQSPTVALGLRFLTGVALAGVYPPGMKLVAGWFREERGLAIGTLIGALTVGSALPHLLRAVGGIDQPRLVLVGAAALATVGAVVVLRVRPGPYQSPAAPFDPAAVRRILRDPPTLLANTGYFGHMWELYAVWTWLPVFLTLSYDASSHPLATPRAAALTAFGAIAIGGVGALVAGRAADIWGRTTVTAVSLVVSGLASLLVGLVFGASPLVVVPFVLGWGFVIVADSAQFSAAVSELADSSYLGTALTLQTAFGFLLTVVSIQLTPIVASLVGWQWAFAPLALGPAVGTLAMWRLRRHPGAAKLAGGRG, from the coding sequence ATGCACGGCCGCGATTCCACTTTTGTCTCCTCTCCCGTCAGTTCATCCGTGAAGACCTCGAAGTGGCGGGTCCTCGGAATCGTCGCCGTGGCGGAGTTGTTCGCGATGTCGTTGTGGTTCAGCGCCAGCGCCGTCGCGCCCCAACTCGCCGTCGCGTGGGGACTCTCACTCGAACAAGCCGCGTGGTTGACGACTGCCGTCCAACTCGGCTTCGTCGTCGGTGCGCTCGCATCTGCCGCACTCACGCTCTCTGACCTCGTCCAACCACGCTACCTCTTTGCCGGGTCGGCGCTCGTCGGCGCTGCCGCGACGGTGCTTCTCGGCACCGTCGTCCAGTCACCGACCGTCGCGCTTGGACTCCGGTTCCTCACTGGTGTCGCCCTCGCGGGGGTCTATCCGCCGGGGATGAAACTCGTCGCCGGGTGGTTCCGCGAAGAGCGTGGATTGGCCATCGGGACGCTCATCGGAGCTCTCACCGTCGGGTCTGCACTGCCACACCTCCTCCGTGCTGTGGGTGGTATCGACCAACCTCGGCTCGTCTTGGTCGGTGCAGCAGCACTCGCGACGGTCGGTGCTGTCGTCGTACTCCGTGTGCGTCCCGGCCCGTACCAATCTCCTGCCGCCCCGTTCGACCCGGCGGCAGTTCGGCGTATCCTCCGTGACCCACCGACGCTCCTCGCCAACACCGGGTACTTCGGTCACATGTGGGAACTCTACGCCGTTTGGACGTGGCTCCCGGTCTTTCTCACGCTCTCGTACGACGCCTCCTCACACCCGCTGGCGACGCCCAGAGCGGCCGCGTTGACTGCGTTCGGTGCCATCGCCATCGGTGGCGTCGGTGCGCTGGTCGCCGGACGTGCCGCCGACATCTGGGGCCGGACGACCGTCACCGCGGTAAGTCTGGTCGTGAGCGGACTCGCAAGCCTCCTCGTGGGGCTCGTCTTCGGCGCCTCCCCACTCGTCGTCGTTCCGTTCGTTCTCGGGTGGGGATTCGTCATCGTCGCCGACTCCGCACAGTTCTCCGCGGCCGTCTCCGAACTCGCGGACTCGAGTTATCTCGGCACGGCGCTCACACTCCAGACTGCGTTCGGGTTCCTGCTGACCGTCGTCTCGATTCAACTCACGCCCATCGTCGCCTCCCTCGTGGGGTGGCAGTGGGCGTTCGCCCCACTCGCACTCGGCCCGGCCGTCGGAACGCTCGCGATGTGGCGACTTCGGAGACACCCCGGTGCGGCGAAGTTAGCCGGCGGACGTGGCTGA